In Phycisphaerae bacterium RAS1, the genomic window TTCTTATCGAGAAGGCCGGCCTCAGCACGGTTCAGGCCATCCACGACCTCGCCTCGGCCCTGAACGTCAAGCGCCGCGACATCGGCTATGCCGGACTCAAGGACGCCCGCGCCGTCACCCGGCAGTGGATTTCCATCGAGCACGCGCCGCCTGACCTCGTTCGAAAGCTGGACATCCCGCGCATCCGTGTACTCGAAGTGACCTCGCACACCAACAAGCTCCGCACCGGTCACCTGGCCGGTAATCGCTTCCGCATCCGCGTCCGCCACACGGACCCCGACCGCCTGGCCGAGTTGCAGGACGCGCTCGCCACGCTCTGCCGCCGGGGTGTACCGAACCACTTCGGTCCGCAGCGTTTCGGCGGACGCGGCGACACCTGGCTGATCGGACGCGCGCTGGTTCAGAATCAGCCGGAAGACGCCGTCGATTTAATTCTGGGCCGGCCGGGTCCGCGCGATCATGGCGACATCCTCCGCGCGCGGCGCAGTTACGACGAGGGCCGATACCGGGACGCCGCGCGGCGCTGGCCGGGGATGTTCCGTGACGAGCGTCGAGCCCTCAAGGCGCTGGCGGAAAGCAACAACAAGCGCCGCGCGCTGGCGTCCATCGATAAGACGACGCGGCGGCTGTACGTCTCGGCCTACCAGTCCTGCCTGTTCAACCGCGTCGTCGCGATGCGGCTGGCCACCGGACTGGACCAGGTCTGGCCAGGCGACCTGGCCTGGCTGCACGGCAGCGGCGCGGTGTTTCGCGTGGAAGATGCGGCGGTCGAGCAGCCGCGGGCGGATAGCTTCGAAATCAGCCCGAGCGGCCCGCTCTTCGGATACCGCATGACGGCGCCGGGCGGGCGGGCGGGGGAGATGGAGCAGCAAATCCTGGCGGGCGAAGGCGCGACGCTGGACTCCTTCTCGGCCGGCCCGATCGGCGCGAAGGGCGGACGCCGCCCGCTGCGCTTCGCGCCGCGCGAGGCGTCGGTGCGGCTTGCCGCGGATTCGGGCGGCCCCTATCTTGAACTGGGCTTCTTTCTTCCGCGCGGCTGCTATGCGACGGCGGTGTTGAACGAGCTGTTCGACCTGGCGCCGCAGCGCGATCGTCCGGAGGAGGAAGAGGAAGAACCGGGAACGGAGCGTGGCCAGGGGCAGGGATAGCCGGACAGCGGGACAGCGGGCGCGCTGATGATGCGCGCCGGCGCGGCGTCCCCTGGTTCCTCCTGCCGGCCTCGAGACTCAAGCATGGGCGCAAACATCCTGCCTTGGGACGCCCTTCTCCAGCGCGTCCGCACGGACCAGCCGGCGCTCTACCGTTCGTGGTTCGAGGCGCTGCCGCCGGGCCAGCTCCTGAACGGGCAACTGCTTGTTCCGGTCGCGAACCCGGCCCAGGCG contains:
- the truD gene encoding tRNA pseudouridine synthase D, with translation MAATAEIWDIRLLEDFKRARGVIKLEYEDFVVDEVPLYDFSGQGSHTYVLIEKAGLSTVQAIHDLASALNVKRRDIGYAGLKDARAVTRQWISIEHAPPDLVRKLDIPRIRVLEVTSHTNKLRTGHLAGNRFRIRVRHTDPDRLAELQDALATLCRRGVPNHFGPQRFGGRGDTWLIGRALVQNQPEDAVDLILGRPGPRDHGDILRARRSYDEGRYRDAARRWPGMFRDERRALKALAESNNKRRALASIDKTTRRLYVSAYQSCLFNRVVAMRLATGLDQVWPGDLAWLHGSGAVFRVEDAAVEQPRADSFEISPSGPLFGYRMTAPGGRAGEMEQQILAGEGATLDSFSAGPIGAKGGRRPLRFAPREASVRLAADSGGPYLELGFFLPRGCYATAVLNELFDLAPQRDRPEEEEEEPGTERGQGQG